One genomic segment of Clostridium saccharoperbutylacetonicum N1-4(HMT) includes these proteins:
- a CDS encoding glycosyl transferase group 1 family, whose translation MKKILLGFYKGSAEGYISNLGKFEKDDFEVHVFDNLLEEDFKEFNLENILNNILGEKIRMYSINIISNNGELILNLYNQYTLYYNSFIFDNSIFTKINETSIEKYKIYNYANNLYSIKEWNTKFEYLILKDTNVNHFGILGVKNFINATEELFENMNEFFDYYSNIWDQSDKANQYITSLDENRKEELKELFKNTFKSQNTLFKIYMGSFLITTFKAKEYGDKLLEEMLKSNIDKNQKYYIMYQLISIGFTDTEISNSLEKYKIDKIYDSIFDEFKKSVGKLEFIPKNDRNEDVIVVFISQLLKLEHGPTKTVLDRCYILSKYLNKKVILINTKELITAKGDVPFFGSAKGNVVEEYSDFNNLQYKDIEIGFYQPKCLMPDENECINILNFIKKEKPYLLLNIGGSSITADLAAQIITMATISTSGNYSISKNKGQFFIMGRKPLESDYEYIANEGHTKDAIIECPFTFELKPQGHEYMREELKIPREKFVIAVVGGRLNDEIDDEFLGVLDNLASKDCFIVTIGNYKLSEENRKKYLNLQKNFMELGFQNDILACVELVDLYINPRRQGGGTSAVECMFKGKPALSLRHGDVSIIVDEAFICNTYEELIDLATRCKEDKDFYLEMSRKAKARAADMMDTKKYFVNMYNDIVNSPIFK comes from the coding sequence ATGAAAAAAATATTATTAGGATTTTATAAAGGTTCAGCTGAAGGCTATATTTCAAATTTGGGAAAATTTGAAAAAGACGATTTTGAAGTACATGTATTTGATAATTTGTTAGAAGAAGATTTTAAAGAATTTAATTTAGAAAATATATTAAATAATATTTTAGGTGAAAAGATTAGAATGTATAGTATTAATATAATAAGTAATAATGGAGAGTTAATATTAAATTTATATAATCAATATACTTTATATTATAATTCATTTATATTTGATAATTCTATTTTTACTAAAATTAATGAAACATCCATTGAAAAATACAAAATATATAATTATGCAAACAATTTATATTCAATAAAAGAATGGAATACTAAGTTTGAATATTTAATTTTGAAGGATACTAATGTGAATCATTTTGGAATTTTAGGAGTAAAAAATTTTATAAATGCCACAGAAGAATTATTTGAGAATATGAATGAGTTTTTTGATTATTATTCAAATATATGGGATCAATCAGATAAAGCTAATCAATATATAACTAGTCTTGATGAAAATAGAAAAGAAGAACTCAAAGAGTTATTTAAAAATACTTTTAAAAGTCAAAACACATTATTTAAAATTTACATGGGATCTTTTTTAATAACTACTTTTAAAGCTAAAGAATATGGGGATAAATTACTTGAAGAAATGTTAAAATCTAATATAGATAAAAATCAAAAATATTATATTATGTATCAGCTAATATCAATAGGATTTACAGATACTGAAATAAGCAATAGTTTAGAAAAATATAAAATAGATAAAATTTATGATTCTATTTTTGATGAATTCAAAAAATCAGTTGGAAAATTAGAGTTTATTCCTAAGAATGACAGAAATGAAGATGTAATTGTTGTTTTTATAAGTCAACTATTAAAGCTGGAGCATGGTCCAACAAAAACTGTTTTAGATAGGTGCTATATTTTAAGTAAATATCTAAATAAAAAGGTAATACTAATCAATACAAAAGAGTTAATTACGGCAAAAGGAGATGTTCCATTTTTTGGATCAGCAAAAGGAAATGTAGTAGAAGAATATAGTGATTTTAATAATTTGCAATATAAGGATATTGAAATTGGTTTTTATCAACCAAAATGTTTAATGCCAGATGAAAATGAGTGCATTAATATATTAAATTTTATTAAGAAGGAAAAGCCATATTTATTATTAAATATTGGTGGTTCTAGCATAACCGCAGATTTAGCTGCACAGATTATTACAATGGCAACAATTTCAACATCAGGGAATTATTCTATTTCAAAGAATAAAGGTCAATTTTTTATTATGGGAAGAAAACCTTTGGAATCAGATTATGAATATATTGCTAATGAAGGACATACTAAGGATGCAATAATAGAATGTCCGTTTACATTTGAATTAAAGCCACAAGGACATGAATATATGAGAGAAGAATTAAAAATACCAAGAGAGAAATTTGTTATTGCAGTCGTAGGTGGAAGATTAAATGATGAAATCGATGACGAATTTCTTGGTGTTTTAGATAATTTAGCAAGTAAAGATTGTTTTATAGTTACAATTGGAAATTATAAGCTTAGTGAAGAAAATAGAAAAAAATATTTGAATTTGCAGAAGAATTTTATGGAACTTGGCTTTCAAAATGATATATTAGCATGTGTGGAACTAGTAGATTTGTATATTAATCCAAGAAGACAAGGCGGAGGAACTTCAGCAGTTGAATGTATGTTTAAAGGAAAGCCAGCTTTATCTCTAAGACATGGAGATGTATCTATAATAGTAGATGAAGCTTTTATATGTAATACCTATGAAGAACTTATTGATTTGGCAACTAGATGTAAAGAAGATAAGGATTTTTATTTAGAAATGAGCAGGAAAGCAAAGGCTAGAGCAGCTGACATGATGGATACTAAGAAATACTTTGTGAACATGTATAATGACATAGTAAATAGTCCTATTTTTAAATAG
- the pseI gene encoding pseudaminic acid synthase has product MNKSFKIDNVKIGEGQKTFIIAEMSANHNQDFDRAVELIKKAAWAGADAIKLQTYTPDTITIDCDNEYFQIKQGTIWDGTTLHKLYQGAYTPWEWQPKLKKIAEEEGLICFSSPFDFTSVDFLEEMDVPAYKIASFEINDIPFIEYIASKGKPIIISTGIARMSDIQDAIDACKRMGNENVALLKCTSSYPAPVGEINLKTIPNMKETFDVVVGLSDHTMGNAVSVGGVAIGAQIIEKHMTLRRADGGADSKFSMEPEEFKEMVDSIRIVEKAIGNVTYDLSQKQINSREHSRSLFVVKDVKEGELFTDENIRSIRPGFGLETKYIKDIIGKKASKNILKGTPMKWDLVR; this is encoded by the coding sequence ATGAACAAATCTTTTAAAATAGATAATGTAAAAATTGGTGAAGGACAAAAAACTTTTATAATAGCTGAAATGTCAGCAAATCACAATCAAGATTTTGATAGAGCAGTTGAACTTATAAAAAAAGCGGCGTGGGCAGGAGCCGATGCTATAAAGTTACAAACCTATACGCCAGATACAATTACAATTGATTGTGATAATGAGTATTTTCAAATTAAACAAGGAACTATATGGGATGGAACTACTTTACATAAGTTATATCAAGGTGCATATACCCCATGGGAATGGCAGCCTAAATTAAAAAAAATTGCTGAAGAGGAAGGTTTGATATGTTTTTCATCTCCATTTGATTTTACATCAGTAGATTTTTTAGAGGAAATGGATGTGCCTGCTTATAAAATTGCGTCCTTTGAAATAAATGATATTCCGTTTATTGAATATATAGCATCAAAAGGAAAACCAATAATAATTTCCACAGGTATTGCTAGAATGAGTGATATTCAGGATGCTATTGATGCCTGCAAAAGAATGGGAAATGAAAATGTGGCATTACTAAAATGTACATCATCATATCCTGCACCAGTAGGAGAAATTAATTTAAAAACAATTCCTAATATGAAAGAAACTTTTGATGTTGTTGTAGGCTTATCAGATCATACTATGGGAAATGCTGTTTCTGTTGGAGGTGTAGCTATAGGGGCACAAATTATTGAAAAGCATATGACTTTAAGAAGAGCAGATGGTGGAGCGGATTCAAAATTCTCTATGGAACCAGAAGAATTTAAAGAAATGGTAGATAGCATTAGAATTGTAGAAAAGGCAATTGGAAATGTAACTTATGATTTATCTCAAAAGCAAATTAATTCAAGGGAACATTCGAGAAGTCTTTTTGTTGTTAAAGATGTTAAAGAAGGTGAATTATTTACGGATGAGAATATTAGAAGTATAAGACCTGGCTTTGGTTTGGAAACAAAATATATAAAAGATATAATTGGGAAAAAGGCTTCAAAAAACATATTAAAAGGAACTCCAATGAAATGGGATTTAGTAAGGTGA
- a CDS encoding UDP-galactopyranose mutase, translating to MTKYKYFTGQKSDKTIIMKEISRADGEPYYPIPKPENKDLYSLYQKGADAAKNVYFLGRLGTYSYMNMDAVVMQSLELCESL from the coding sequence ATAACTAAATACAAATATTTTACAGGACAAAAAAGTGATAAAACTATTATAATGAAAGAAATTTCACGTGCAGATGGAGAGCCATATTATCCAATACCAAAACCTGAAAATAAGGATCTTTATAGCTTATATCAAAAGGGAGCAGATGCAGCTAAAAATGTGTACTTCTTAGGAAGACTTGGTACTTATAGTTATATGAATATGGATGCTGTAGTTATGCAATCTTTAGAGTTATGTGAAAGCTTATAG
- a CDS encoding DUF1919 domain-containing protein: MSYKVIIWGTGKEYDRVMANLKSDISQGKIQVVVLVSSYKESISYLDGKKIILPMEINEYEYDYLLIANKDYEEEIRKNALNVGVDNKKVIGYNALSNDLFDFDKYIHILKSNISIVSDDCWGGSTYNSLSLPFNSPFINLFPIMYNSERGTICDDYYKLLNNLEYYLSQPLKVITDGNGTNFPMGSIGDVRLNFNHYSNFEEAKKAWDRRVKRFNFKNYIVKKTIYDDDDAKRFSELPIKNKVGFYNKELKLDGIICLKNFNKSIYFKSSCDFGSYVRALSQIPIGGLREYDIFKLLIGENDFLRCK, encoded by the coding sequence ATGAGTTACAAGGTTATTATTTGGGGGACTGGAAAAGAATATGATAGAGTAATGGCAAATTTAAAATCAGATATATCGCAGGGCAAAATACAAGTTGTTGTTTTAGTTTCATCATATAAAGAATCAATATCATATCTAGATGGAAAAAAGATAATATTACCTATGGAAATTAATGAATATGAGTATGACTATTTATTGATAGCTAATAAGGATTACGAAGAAGAAATAAGAAAAAATGCATTAAATGTAGGAGTTGATAATAAAAAAGTAATAGGATATAATGCTTTATCAAATGATTTATTTGACTTTGATAAATATATACATATATTAAAGAGTAATATAAGTATAGTATCAGATGATTGTTGGGGAGGAAGCACTTATAACTCATTAAGCTTACCATTTAATTCTCCTTTTATAAATCTTTTTCCGATTATGTATAATTCAGAAAGAGGAACTATATGTGATGATTATTATAAGCTGTTAAATAATTTAGAATATTATTTGAGTCAACCATTGAAGGTAATTACTGATGGAAATGGAACAAACTTTCCTATGGGAAGTATTGGTGATGTTAGGCTAAACTTTAATCATTATTCTAATTTTGAGGAAGCAAAAAAAGCTTGGGATAGGAGAGTAAAAAGATTTAATTTCAAAAATTATATTGTTAAGAAAACTATATATGATGATGATGATGCTAAACGATTTAGTGAATTACCTATAAAAAATAAAGTGGGATTTTATAATAAAGAGTTAAAATTAGATGGTATTATTTGTTTGAAAAATTTTAATAAATCTATTTATTTTAAAAGTAGTTGTGATTTTGGGAGTTATGTTAGGGCACTATCTCAAATTCCAATAGGTGGGTTAAGAGAGTATGATATTTTTAAATTATTAATAGGAGAAAATGATTTTCTTAGATGTAAGTAA
- a CDS encoding cytidylyltransferase domain-containing protein, with translation MKILCIVQARMGSERLPGKVMKKINNIPMISYTLNSLKESRYIDEVILATSTLEINNPLAEYVDNYGFEVYRGSEDNVLERYKLVSDKYNGDIIVRVTGDCPLINPIIVDHVVTKFLMYDYDYVRLDVPNTFQRGFDVEVFSKEALDKVYNLICSEENIGNEEFQQYREHVTLYIYNNQDEFKVGYVEGEGTYYENRNINLSVDKIEDFERVKDIIEK, from the coding sequence ATGAAAATATTATGTATTGTACAAGCTAGAATGGGATCGGAAAGATTACCAGGCAAGGTTATGAAAAAAATAAATAATATACCTATGATATCATATACATTAAATTCACTGAAAGAAAGTAGATATATTGATGAAGTTATTTTGGCTACATCAACATTGGAAATAAATAACCCTCTAGCAGAATATGTAGATAATTATGGATTTGAAGTTTATAGAGGTTCAGAAGATAATGTATTAGAAAGATATAAGTTAGTATCCGATAAGTATAATGGGGATATAATAGTAAGAGTTACAGGTGATTGTCCGCTAATTAATCCTATAATAGTAGATCATGTAGTTACAAAATTTTTAATGTACGATTATGATTATGTGCGTTTAGATGTTCCTAACACCTTTCAAAGAGGATTTGATGTTGAAGTATTCTCAAAAGAAGCTTTGGACAAAGTCTATAATTTGATTTGCTCAGAAGAAAATATAGGAAATGAAGAATTCCAACAATATAGAGAGCATGTTACGTTATATATATATAATAATCAAGATGAATTTAAAGTAGGATATGTAGAAGGTGAAGGTACGTATTATGAAAATAGAAATATTAATTTAAGTGTTGATAAAATTGAAGATTTCGAAAGAGTAAAAGATATTATAGAAAAATAA
- a CDS encoding HAD family hydrolase, whose amino-acid sequence MIKVLIFDLDDTLYYEKNYVLGGFREVATYLSSKYNISIELLYDRCLQILEKDGRGKIFDIICEENKFDEDVNKLVSIYRDAKPKLALYKDSIEILNWIKGNKLKSGIITDGYNKVQWEKIKSLGLEKIIDKIIVTDDYGEGFGKPNKRSYIDMIKFFNVNPKECVYIGDNPTKDFIGAKEIGINTVRIIREYGDHINAKLDSKYEAEFTIYNLNEIKEIIFND is encoded by the coding sequence ATGATTAAGGTGTTAATTTTTGATTTAGATGATACATTATATTATGAGAAAAATTATGTATTGGGTGGATTTAGAGAGGTTGCTACTTATTTAAGTAGCAAGTACAATATATCAATAGAACTTTTATATGATAGATGTTTGCAGATACTCGAGAAAGACGGTAGAGGTAAGATTTTTGATATAATATGTGAAGAAAATAAGTTTGATGAAGATGTAAATAAACTAGTATCTATATATAGAGATGCTAAGCCTAAATTAGCACTATATAAAGATAGTATTGAAATATTAAATTGGATAAAAGGAAACAAATTAAAATCTGGAATTATAACAGATGGTTATAATAAGGTGCAATGGGAAAAAATAAAATCTTTAGGATTGGAAAAGATTATAGATAAAATAATAGTAACTGACGATTATGGAGAAGGATTTGGGAAACCCAATAAAAGATCATATATTGACATGATAAAGTTCTTTAATGTAAATCCTAAGGAATGTGTATATATTGGTGATAATCCAACTAAAGATTTTATAGGAGCAAAAGAAATTGGGATAAATACAGTAAGGATTATTAGGGAATATGGAGATCATATAAATGCAAAATTAGATAGCAAGTACGAAGCTGAATTTACTATATATAATTTAAATGAAATTAAAGAAATAATTTTTAATGATTAA
- a CDS encoding NUDIX hydrolase N-terminal domain-containing protein, which yields MDKLLDLAVELQFIAQAGLTYSENSFDRDRFQRIREISAEIMSSKSELTLEKVKDLFCSETGYQTPKIDTRAAIFSGEKILLVQETSSGEWSLPGGWVDVNQSIRTNVIKEVKEEAGLDVEADRIISILDRKKYNVPPYAYGVCKIFVLCNIIGGKFEANIETSDSKFFNLDELPTLSVERNTKKQIEICFEAYKDKNWKVLFD from the coding sequence ATGGACAAATTGCTAGATTTGGCAGTTGAACTACAATTTATCGCACAAGCAGGTTTGACCTATTCAGAAAATAGTTTTGATAGGGACAGATTTCAAAGAATCAGAGAAATTTCTGCAGAGATAATGAGCAGCAAATCAGAATTAACACTTGAAAAAGTAAAGGATTTGTTTTGCTCCGAAACTGGATATCAAACTCCAAAAATTGATACAAGAGCTGCAATATTTAGCGGAGAAAAAATTCTTTTAGTTCAAGAAACATCAAGTGGGGAATGGTCATTGCCAGGGGGGTGGGTAGATGTAAATCAATCCATAAGAACTAACGTGATCAAAGAAGTAAAGGAAGAAGCTGGATTAGATGTTGAAGCAGATAGAATAATTTCTATTTTAGATAGAAAAAAATATAATGTTCCGCCATATGCTTATGGAGTATGCAAGATCTTTGTTCTATGTAATATTATAGGTGGGAAGTTTGAGGCTAACATAGAAACTAGTGATAGTAAATTTTTTAATTTAGATGAATTACCAACTTTATCTGTTGAACGTAACACAAAAAAACAAATTGAGATATGCTTTGAGGCATATAAGGATAAAAATTGGAAAGTTCTGTTTGATTAA